In Rosa chinensis cultivar Old Blush chromosome 1, RchiOBHm-V2, whole genome shotgun sequence, a genomic segment contains:
- the LOC112186910 gene encoding putative disease resistance RPP13-like protein 1, producing MYTSPSGFAYDLFLSFRGEDTRKNFTDHLYMALVNARFRTFWDDRLEKGKNIKEELENAIRQSRSSVIVFSKDYTSSKWCLDELVMILERKRTSNHVVLPVFYDVNPSQLRKHAETLAKVPKYQENQSSEKLNGWRAALREVADLAGNVLENETDGWLACRIAIYRHESKFIQKIVREIQDKLVRVPLSDVRKELEDKLLSVNPVLDDAEGKQLKFQTTLKPWLHKLKETVYEAEDLLQEIKTEVLRQKNNDEYGSSSSKVQELISTPSHAFDSVLIYSRVEEVLEKLNNIPKQTKDVLDSAVTAGHRVSQTLLSTSLVEKSVSGRDEEKETLVKLLLSDDETGNKIGVIPIVGIGGIGKTTLAQFLYNDVRVEQHFHLQAWVCVSKEFDVFRISQHIYESLTSKACQSTNLDLLLSKLQATLRGKRFFFVLDDIWKKNYNQLEFLMRPLESGAHGIKIIVTTRDENIARMMGSLEAHHLMPMSEEDSWSLFEKHAFKNCRCWYTLTS from the exons ATGTATACTTCTCCTTCTGGATTTGCTTATGACTTGTTCCTGAGCTTCAGAGGTGAAGACACCCGAAAGAACTTCACTGACCACCTCTACATGGCCCTTGTAAATGCCCGATTTCGAACTTTCTGGGATGACAGACTCGAGAAAGGGAAAAATATCAAGGAAGAGCTTGAGAATGCCATTCGACAGTCACGAAGTTCAGTCATTGTGTTTTCGAAAGACTACACCTCTTCCAAATGGTGCCTGGACGAGCTTGTCATGATCCTTGAACGCAAGAGGACCTCCAATCATGTCGTGTTACCGGTATTCTACGACGTTAATCCATCTCAACTGAGGAAACATGCAGAAACTCTTGCAAAGGTTCCTAAATACCAAGAAAATCAATCCTCGGAGAAGTTGAATGGATGGCGGGCAGCACTTAGAGAAGTTGCAGATCTAGCAGGAAATGTTTTAGAAAATGAAACTGACGG CTGGCTAGCTTGTAGGATTGCAATTTATAGGCACGAGTCAAAGTTCATCCAAAAAATTGTTAGAGAGATTCAAGACAAGCTAGTTCGTGTGCCCCTAAGCGATGTCCGGAAGGAATTAGAAGATAAGTTGTTATCTGTTAACCCTGTTCTTGATGATGCCGAGGGGAAGCAGCTGAAATTCCAAACGACTCTGAAGCCATGGCTCCATAAGCTTAAAGAGACTGTCTATGAGGCAGAGGACCTGTTGCAGGAGATCAAAACAGAAGTGTTGAGGCAAAAGAACAATGATGAATATGGGAGTAGCAGCAGTAAGGTACAAGAGCTCATCTCTACTCCATCTCATGCTTTTGACTCAGTTTTAATATACTCCAGGGTAGAGGAAGTTCTTGAAAAACTAAACAACATTCCGAAGCAGACAAAAGATGTCTTGGATTCGGCAGTAACCGCTGGACACAGAGTATCACAAACACTACTGTCAACTTCTTTGGTAGAAAAGTCTGTGTCTGGAAGAGATGAAGAGAAAGAAACATTGGTTAAGTTATTGCTATCAGATGATGAGACTGGCAATAAAATAGGTGTGATTCCTATTGTGGGTATCGGTGGGATCGGAAAGACCACCCTTGCCCAGTTTCTATACAACGATGTTAGAGTCGAGCAACATTTTCACCTCCAAGCATGGGTTTGCGTTTCAAAAGAATTTGATGTTTTTAGGATCTCGCAACACATTTATGAGTCCCTTACTTCAAAAGCTTGCCAAAGCACAAACCTAGATCTGCTTCTATCAAAGTTGCAGGCAACTTTGAGGGGGAAAaggttcttctttgttcttgatgaCATCTGGAAGAAGAATTATAACCAGCTGGAATTCTTAATGCGTCCCCTTGAGTCTGGAGCACATGGAATCAAGATCATTGTCACAACACGTGATGAAAATATTGCACGTATGATGGGTAGCCTTGAAGCTCACCATCTCATGCCAATGTCTGAGGAAGATAGCTGGTCGTTATTCGAAAAACATGCCTTCAAAAATTGCAGGTGTTGGTACACACTTACATCTTGA
- the LOC112187246 gene encoding B3 domain-containing protein Os04g0386900, with the protein MEDSAQFRATPTIELHGDEFWPLSGKPFFDIILTKSHVKPIYEIEIPAKLDPILPAGASVPMVLSFADKSWDMTYNEIKLVDRHLWRAFVDDNSLKAGDGCIFELTRCDSTKVVFKVQILRGDIPAELVKKYPGEAEKPIII; encoded by the exons ATGGAAGACTCGGCACAATTCAGAGCAACGCCCACAATTGAATTGCACGGCGATGAATTCTGGCCACTTTCAGGGAAACCTTTCTTTGATATCATACTCACAAAATCCCATGTCAAACCCATTTATGAAATC GAGATCCCAGCCAAACTTGATCCTATATTACCCGCTGGTGCTTCAGTCCCCATGGTTCTCAGCTTTGCGGACAAGAGCTGGGATATGACATATAATGAAATAAAACTAGTGGATCGACACTTGTGGAGAGCATTCGTCGATGACAACAGTCTGAAGGCTGGAGATGGATGTATTTTCGAACTAACGAGGTGTGACAGTACAAAAGTAGTATTCAAGGTCCAAATCCTCAGAGGTGACATCCCAGCTGAGCTAGTAAAGAAGTACCCCGGAGAGGCAGAGAAACCCATTATTATATAA